The following proteins are encoded in a genomic region of Stigmatopora nigra isolate UIUO_SnigA chromosome 3, RoL_Snig_1.1, whole genome shotgun sequence:
- the slc6a2 gene encoding sodium-dependent noradrenaline transporter, which yields MNIQVAPEHKLSSVAPLKECNVEKKEVELLLVKDQNGVQYTSSTIVPASGQYGGPPGSNSEEEREVWGKKIDFLLSVIGFAVDLANVWRFPYLCYKNGGGAFLIPYILFLVIAGMPLFYMELALGQYTREGAATMWKICPIFKGVGYTVIVIALYVGFYYNVIIAWSLHYLFSSMTRELPWLRCDNPWNSPNCTDPKAINGSVLGNGTSYAKYKITPAAEYYERGVLHLYESRGIGDLGPPRWDLSLCLVVVVFILYFSLWKGVKSSGKVVYITATMPYVVLFVLLIRGITLPGSMDGIRAYLHIDFKRLNNLEVWIDAATQIFYSLGAGFGVLIAFASYNKFDNNCYRDALLTSTVNCVTSFFSGFAIFAVLGYMAYKHGVKIEDVATEGAGLVFIIYPEAISTLPGSTFWAIVFFIMLLTLGIDSSMGGMEAVITGLADDFKILKRNRKLFTFATVFGTFLFALLCVTNGGIYVLTLLDKYAAGTSILFAVLIEAIGVSWFYGVDRFSEDIEKMMGFKPGLYWRLCWKFVSPAFLLFVVIASAVTSSGLKYDDYVFPHWSNVLGWGVAMSSMIFVPVYAVYKFCTVPGTFKEKIAYCITPEHEHHLVAEGNIRQFKLSHWLAI from the exons ATGAACATCCAAGTTGCGCCCGAGCATAAGCTCTCGTCAGTGGCCCCGCTCAAGGAATGCAACGTGGAGAAAAAGGAAGTCGAGCTTCTGCTGGTTAAGGACCAGAACGGTGTCCAGTATACCAGCTCGACTATCGTCCCCGCGTCCGGTCAATACGGGGGGCCGCCCGGCTCCAACTCCGAGGAGGAGCGGGAGGTGTGGGGCAAGAAAATTGACTTTCTACTCTCGGTCATTGGTTTTGCGGTTGACTTGGCCAATGTATGGAGGTTCCCCTACCTGTGTTACAAAAATGGAGGGG gagcCTTTTTGATCCCCTACATTCTTTTCTTGGTCATTGCGGGGATGCCATTGTTCTACATGGAACTGGCCTTGGGCCAGTACACCAGAGAAGGGGCAGCCACCATGTGGAAGATCTGTCCCATCTTTAAAG GTGTAGGCTACACAGTGATTGTCATTGCACTTTATGTGGGTTTCTACTACAATGTCATCATCGCTTGGTCACTTCACTACTTGTTCTCTTCAATGACCCGCGAGCTGCCATGGCTAAGATGCGACAACCCTTGGAATAGCCCCAACTGCACCGACCCAAAAGCAATCAACGGCTCAGTCCTGGGTAATGGTACTTCGTATGCCAAGTACAAGATTACCCCAGCAGCGGAATACTATGA ACGGGGTGTGCTGCACCTCTATGAGAGCAGAGGCATCGGGGACCTGGGGCCTCCACGTTGGGACTTGTCACTGtgcctggtggtggtggtcttcATCCTCTACTTCAGTTTATGGAAAGGCGTCAAATCCTCAGGGAAG GTGGTTTACATCACTGCCACCATGCCCTACGTGGTCCTGTTTGTGTTACTCATTAGAGGAATCACCTTGCCAGGATCCATGGACGGCATTCGCGCCTATCTGCATATCGACTTTAAGAGGCTCAACAATCTAGAG GTGTGGATTGATGCTGCCACCCAGATATTTTACTCCCTCGGAGCAGGATTCGGGGTGCTTATCGCTTTTGCTAGCTACAACAAGTTTGACAATAACTGTTACAG GGATGCTCTTTTGACCAGCACTGTCAACTGCGTCACTAGTTTTTTCTCAGGATTTGCCATTTTTGCCGTGTTGGGCTACATGGCGTATAAACACGGGGTGAAAATAGAAGACGTGGCGACCGAGG GGGCAGGATTGGTGTTCATCATCTACCCGGAAGCCATTTCTACCCTTCCGGGCTCAACGTTTTGGGCTATTGTGTTTTTTATCATGCTGCTGACTCTCGGCATTGACAGTTCA ATGGGTGGCATGGAGGCTGTCATCACAGGACTGGCTGATGACTTCAAGATCCTCAAGaggaaccggaagttgttcaccTTTGCCACAGTCTTTGGCACCTTCTTGTTTGCACTGCTCTGTGTGACTAAT GGCGGAATCTATGTGTTGACACTTTTGGACAAGTATGCTGCCGGTACATCCATTCTGTTTGCCGTACTGATTGAGGCCATCGGCGTGTCATGGTTTTACG GTGTGGATCGCTTCAGTGAAGATATTGAAAAAATGATGGGCTTCAAGCCAGGACTTTACTGGAGACTGTGCTGGAAATTTGTCAGCCCTGCTTTTCTTTTG TTTGTGGTCATCGCCAGTGCAGTGACCTCGTCAGGGCTCAAGTACGATGACTATGTCTTCCCCCATTGGTCCAACGTGTTGGGATGGGGCGTTGCCATGTCGTCCATGATTTTTGTGCCCGTCTACGCTGTATACAAATTCTGCACCGTGCCAGGAACATTCAAAGAG